One window from the genome of Carnobacteriaceae bacterium zg-84 encodes:
- the glgA gene encoding glycogen synthase GlgA yields the protein MKILFASSEVVPFSKSGGLADVAYALPKELAKQGIDIRVVTPFYTHIKQVYKDKIKDLLWFTIKVGQKDCYVGVKTLYMDGVTYYFIDNLDYFDRGILYGEWDDGERFGYFSLAVIEMMQKIDFIPDVLHVNDWHTAMIPALLVDKYHWVDAFKDIKKVLTIHNLRFQGIYDPIVLESIFDTYYTMLTDDGGKYYDNLNYLKAGINFSDVVTTVSPTYAKEIMTSEFGEGLDDVLRHNSWKVTGILNGIDYELNNPETDTHIPYHFSSQSLENKTKNKTSLQQELGLPIREDAPLLSAVSRLTDQKGFQLVAQTLEEVLQQDVQVVILGTGDAVFEEAFIHLANKYPHKCRALITFDVSLAQRIYAGSDIFLMPSAFEPCGLSQLIALRYGTLPLVHETGGLKDTVIPYNQFTGEGTGFSFYDFSEYVLLDVIYQALSLYFNEPDKWQQLVKQAMSQTFDWVFPAKAYIELYQKH from the coding sequence ATGAAGATATTATTTGCCAGTTCAGAAGTTGTGCCATTTTCAAAATCAGGTGGATTAGCAGATGTTGCGTATGCTTTGCCAAAAGAGCTTGCAAAACAAGGAATTGACATTCGTGTTGTCACACCATTTTATACACATATAAAACAAGTTTATAAAGATAAGATAAAAGACTTATTATGGTTTACAATAAAAGTTGGGCAAAAAGATTGCTATGTTGGTGTTAAAACCTTATACATGGATGGCGTTACCTATTATTTTATTGATAATTTAGATTATTTTGATCGTGGTATACTATATGGAGAGTGGGATGACGGAGAGCGCTTTGGTTATTTTTCACTAGCTGTTATTGAAATGATGCAAAAAATTGATTTTATACCTGATGTTTTACATGTTAATGATTGGCATACAGCTATGATACCTGCTTTATTAGTGGATAAATACCATTGGGTAGATGCATTTAAAGACATCAAAAAAGTATTAACCATTCATAATTTAAGATTCCAAGGTATTTATGATCCGATTGTGTTAGAAAGTATCTTTGATACATACTATACAATGTTGACAGATGATGGTGGAAAATACTATGATAATCTCAACTATTTAAAAGCAGGCATTAACTTTTCTGATGTTGTCACAACAGTTAGTCCAACTTATGCTAAAGAAATCATGACAAGTGAATTTGGCGAAGGGCTAGATGATGTGTTACGCCATAATTCTTGGAAAGTTACCGGTATTTTAAATGGGATTGACTATGAACTAAACAATCCTGAAACGGATACACATATTCCGTATCATTTTTCAAGTCAATCATTGGAAAATAAAACAAAAAATAAAACGAGTTTACAACAAGAACTAGGCTTACCTATTCGAGAAGATGCTCCTTTATTGAGTGCTGTTTCACGTTTAACCGATCAAAAAGGATTTCAACTTGTTGCACAAACATTAGAAGAAGTCTTACAACAAGATGTACAAGTCGTCATTTTAGGTACTGGAGATGCCGTTTTTGAAGAGGCGTTTATTCATCTTGCAAATAAATATCCACACAAATGTAGAGCATTGATTACATTTGATGTAAGTTTAGCACAGCGTATTTATGCAGGAAGCGATATATTTTTAATGCCGTCTGCTTTTGAGCCTTGTGGCTTATCTCAACTGATTGCATTAAGATATGGTACATTACCTCTTGTACATGAAACCGGTGGATTAAAAGATACAGTGATACCATATAATCAATTTACAGGTGAAGGTACTGGATTTAGTTTTTATGATTTTTCCGAGTACGTTTTATTAGATGTCATTTATCAAGCACTTTCTCTTTATTTTAATGAACCAGATAAATGGCAACAGTTAGTCAAACAAGCTATGTCACAAACATTTGATTGGGTCTTTCCTGCAAAAGCCTATATTGAGTTGTATCAAAAACATTAA
- the glgB gene encoding 1,4-alpha-glucan branching protein GlgB has protein sequence MKEGNITKNLYQEWKDDIYLFNIGQQYASYRFLGNHFVKRNETVYVSFAVWAPHAKHVYLVGDFNDWTYERMTCLEETGIWLSLSEKAKSGDCYKYVIEDEQGNTIYKIDPFAKKFERPPKDASIVYDVAPKKWKDGLWQANKKRKDILEKPLNIYEIHAGSWKRHLDGTLYSFDDFKKYLVPYVKDMGYTHIEFMPLMEHPLEESWGYQVTGYYAVASIFGDLDAFRDFVEYAHQQGIGIIMDWVPGHFCRNAYALAYYDGTPTYEYSDEDRANNQGWGTLNFDLGKPQVQSFLISNALFWLDVCHVDGIRVDAVSNILYLDFDNLSWKPNKYGDNRNLEGIDFLKQLNTIIYRYYPTTLMIAEESTSFDGVTRPVYHGGLGFLFKWNMGWMNDTLAYIETDTYVRKDYYRLMTFSFMYMFHDQFILPLSHDEVVHGKNSMLGKIKGDRYKQFATLRLLQAYMIAHPGKKLNFMGYELGQFLEWRFYSQLEWIDLQRPFNQEYQYFIKTINHLYQSQKALYEVDTKSDGITVLDADNIDESIISFIRHGKQKRDFLIMIANFLPIERLTYRVGVPYEGQYEILLNTEAKEYGGTWTHTKSIYQTEKIPYQNQPYSFECVVPSLAALYIKPKRVYIKKEMKELTV, from the coding sequence ATGAAGGAGGGAAATATTACGAAAAATTTATATCAAGAATGGAAAGATGATATTTATTTATTTAATATTGGACAACAATATGCAAGTTATCGTTTTTTAGGGAATCATTTTGTGAAAAGAAATGAAACCGTTTACGTTTCTTTTGCTGTATGGGCTCCACATGCCAAACATGTTTATTTAGTAGGGGATTTTAATGATTGGACTTATGAGCGTATGACGTGTTTAGAAGAAACGGGTATATGGTTATCTTTATCTGAAAAAGCAAAATCGGGAGATTGTTATAAATATGTGATTGAAGATGAGCAAGGAAATACTATTTACAAAATTGATCCATTTGCTAAAAAATTTGAAAGACCACCAAAAGATGCGTCTATTGTATATGATGTTGCACCTAAAAAATGGAAAGATGGTCTATGGCAGGCAAATAAAAAAAGGAAAGATATTTTAGAAAAACCTTTGAATATATATGAGATACATGCAGGTTCTTGGAAACGGCATTTAGACGGTACTTTATATTCATTTGATGACTTCAAAAAATATCTTGTGCCTTACGTCAAAGACATGGGATATACGCATATTGAGTTTATGCCACTTATGGAGCATCCGCTTGAAGAAAGTTGGGGATATCAAGTTACGGGGTATTATGCTGTGGCATCAATCTTTGGAGATTTAGATGCATTTAGAGATTTTGTAGAATATGCACATCAACAAGGTATTGGTATTATTATGGATTGGGTTCCGGGACATTTTTGTCGAAATGCTTATGCACTTGCCTATTATGACGGGACACCAACGTATGAATATAGTGATGAAGATAGGGCAAATAATCAAGGGTGGGGAACGCTTAATTTTGATTTAGGTAAACCACAAGTACAAAGTTTTTTAATTTCTAATGCGCTATTTTGGTTAGATGTGTGCCACGTCGATGGTATTCGTGTAGATGCTGTATCAAATATTCTTTATTTAGATTTTGATAATTTAAGTTGGAAACCAAATAAATATGGAGATAATCGTAATTTAGAAGGCATTGACTTTTTAAAACAACTAAATACGATTATTTATCGTTATTATCCAACAACATTGATGATTGCCGAAGAAAGTACATCATTTGATGGAGTAACACGACCTGTATATCACGGAGGTCTAGGATTTTTATTTAAGTGGAATATGGGTTGGATGAATGATACATTAGCCTATATTGAAACAGATACGTATGTTAGAAAAGATTATTATCGCTTGATGACTTTTTCATTTATGTATATGTTTCATGATCAGTTTATATTGCCATTATCACATGACGAAGTCGTCCATGGAAAAAATTCAATGTTAGGTAAAATAAAAGGCGATAGGTACAAACAATTTGCGACATTAAGACTTTTACAAGCCTATATGATAGCTCATCCAGGTAAAAAATTGAATTTTATGGGATATGAACTAGGTCAATTTTTAGAATGGCGTTTCTATTCTCAATTAGAATGGATTGATTTACAACGTCCGTTTAATCAAGAGTATCAATATTTTATTAAAACAATTAATCATTTGTATCAATCACAAAAGGCATTGTATGAAGTAGATACTAAATCGGACGGTATAACGGTTTTAGATGCAGATAATATAGACGAGTCCATTATTAGTTTTATTAGACATGGAAAACAAAAACGAGATTTTCTAATTATGATTGCTAACTTCTTGCCAATAGAACGATTAACATATCGTGTAGGTGTTCCTTATGAGGGACAGTATGAAATATTATTGAATACAGAAGCAAAAGAGTATGGTGGTACTTGGACGCATACAAAATCCATTTATCAAACAGAAAAAATCCCTTATCAAAATCAACCGTATTCTTTTGAATGTGTCGTACCGAGTTTAGCGGCACTATATATTAAACCTAAAAGAGTATATATAAAAAAAGAAATGAAGGAGTTAACTGTATGA
- a CDS encoding glucose-1-phosphate adenylyltransferase subunit GlgD codes for MRKNDICAVLSLTEQSDSLRALTLKRPIAALPFASRFRIIDFPLSSVSEAGVKSVALFIGKSGRSIYDHVRSGSSWGFDSHVNGGIFTFSQQFYKYSLGEEVGYEDFYEDLIEFVKRSHVGYVFISGSKVIANVNLEDVKQEHIESGCDITQIFDEGHRNLNKYLLSTPKLYEMISLAVKEKLFVEVDELIRHYSAKETVNTYIHLGYTAIINDLSDYFYANMDMLDSQKFKSLFYASNPVVTKTRNGAPSFFTDDAIVLNSLIATDCVVRGHVERSLLSRRVEVEKDAHVKNTIILQGCHIGKGASIEYAILDKGVQVGKGAVIKGTPDNILLITKNDIIGENEERRV; via the coding sequence ATGAGAAAAAATGATATTTGTGCCGTTCTATCATTAACCGAACAGTCTGATTCACTACGTGCGTTGACCTTAAAAAGACCGATTGCAGCATTACCTTTTGCCAGCCGTTTTCGTATTATTGATTTTCCTTTATCTTCTGTAAGTGAAGCTGGTGTTAAATCTGTTGCTTTATTTATCGGAAAATCTGGTCGTTCTATTTATGACCATGTGAGAAGCGGTAGTTCATGGGGATTCGATTCACATGTTAATGGTGGTATTTTTACTTTTTCACAACAATTTTATAAATATTCACTAGGAGAAGAAGTTGGATACGAAGATTTTTATGAAGATTTAATTGAATTTGTGAAACGTTCACATGTAGGATATGTGTTTATTTCAGGAAGTAAAGTGATTGCCAATGTAAATTTAGAAGATGTGAAACAAGAGCATATCGAATCTGGCTGCGATATTACACAAATTTTTGATGAAGGACACCGTAATTTAAATAAATATTTGTTATCAACACCAAAATTATATGAAATGATTAGTCTGGCGGTGAAAGAAAAATTATTTGTAGAAGTAGATGAGCTAATTCGTCATTATTCAGCAAAAGAAACTGTCAATACATACATTCATTTAGGCTATACAGCCATTATCAATGACTTGTCAGATTATTTCTATGCCAATATGGATATGCTGGATAGCCAAAAATTTAAATCACTATTTTATGCATCTAATCCAGTTGTCACAAAAACAAGAAATGGAGCACCGTCATTTTTTACAGACGATGCCATTGTATTAAATAGTTTGATTGCCACAGATTGTGTGGTACGTGGACATGTTGAACGTAGTTTACTGTCTAGACGTGTTGAAGTTGAAAAAGATGCTCATGTGAAAAACACAATTATTTTACAAGGATGTCATATTGGAAAAGGTGCCTCTATTGAATATGCTATTTTAGATAAAGGTGTTCAAGTTGGGAAAGGCGCAGTGATTAAAGGGACACCGGACAATATTTTATTGATTACTAAAAATGATATTATTGGTGAAAATGAAGAACGTCGTGTATAG
- a CDS encoding glucose-1-phosphate adenylyltransferase — translation MKKEMIAMILAGGQGTRLGKLTAHIAKPAVPFGGRYRIIDFAMSNCANSDIDNVGVITQYQPLSLNEHIGSGKAWGMEGRYGGATILQPYSSSKGTQFFAGTAHAIVQNIDYIDQLNPEYILILSGDHIYKMNYQKMLEFHKANNASLTVAVIPVPLEEASRFGIMNTDSDSRIIEFEEKPKEPKSNLASMGIYIFDWKKLRQLLLNDEQGEMEDFGKNVIPQYLINHENVFAYRFNGYWKDVGTIESLWEANMEFLEENHELNIRDREWRIFSNNINALPHFIGEHAKVKNAMISDGCIIEGNVNHSILSNNVTISEGATVNNSLIMGNVKIGKNVVIDYAIIGENAVISDNARVVGTQSNIAVIGYDEKIGGLN, via the coding sequence ATGAAAAAAGAAATGATTGCGATGATATTAGCCGGAGGACAAGGTACAAGACTTGGTAAACTAACGGCACATATTGCTAAACCAGCTGTACCATTTGGAGGGCGTTATCGTATTATTGACTTTGCGATGAGTAATTGTGCTAATTCAGATATTGATAATGTTGGTGTCATTACCCAATATCAACCTTTATCACTAAATGAACATATCGGTAGCGGAAAAGCTTGGGGAATGGAAGGACGTTACGGTGGAGCAACCATTTTACAACCGTATTCTAGCTCAAAAGGAACACAATTTTTCGCTGGAACGGCACATGCGATTGTTCAAAATATTGACTATATTGACCAACTCAATCCAGAGTATATTTTGATTTTATCCGGTGATCATATTTATAAAATGAATTATCAAAAAATGCTTGAATTTCATAAAGCCAATAATGCTAGCTTAACAGTTGCCGTTATTCCAGTACCATTAGAAGAAGCCTCACGTTTTGGGATTATGAATACCGATTCAGATAGTCGTATTATCGAATTTGAAGAAAAACCAAAAGAACCAAAAAGCAATTTAGCATCTATGGGTATTTATATTTTCGATTGGAAAAAACTTCGTCAATTATTGCTAAATGATGAACAAGGAGAAATGGAAGATTTTGGAAAAAATGTTATTCCTCAATATTTAATCAATCATGAGAATGTATTTGCTTATCGCTTTAATGGTTATTGGAAAGACGTTGGTACCATTGAATCATTATGGGAAGCCAATATGGAATTTTTAGAAGAAAATCATGAATTAAATATTCGAGATAGAGAATGGCGTATCTTTTCAAATAATATCAATGCTCTGCCACATTTTATTGGAGAGCACGCTAAAGTAAAAAATGCCATGATTTCTGACGGTTGTATTATAGAGGGAAATGTGAATCATTCGATTTTATCGAATAATGTCACTATTAGTGAGGGGGCAACGGTCAATAATAGTTTAATTATGGGAAATGTAAAAATCGGTAAAAATGTTGTGATTGACTATGCGATTATTGGAGAAAATGCGGTTATTTCAGATAATGCAAGAGTTGTTGGAACACAATCAAATATTGCCGTTATTGGATATGATGAAAAAATTGGAGGATTAAACTAA
- the pulA gene encoding type I pullulanase: protein MTNQYLQAFMDDIDRITVVCDTPQVDILEISLSCDVMITLVSQTSTSYTYQTNLPLPLDTPIFAIVNGEKIPVLFRHIARLPLFDDYFYYDGILGYTYTPEQTEFKLWAPGATQVYLLLDDVPYEMINQERGVYTYTFLGNCLHQTYMYGIYRHTDYHEVVDPYTKAVTVNGERGVIVTVPTASKLPLPPVDVPIIYEMHVRDMSSHIDSGIQHKGMFLGLTEHNTHTSHLQKTGIDYMTSLGVTHVQMMPMADYSAQSVDETQPWRSYNWGYDPLHFNVPEGSYSTNPYDPMTRILECQAFIDKCHQEGLRVIMDVVYNHVYHIKEHSFEKIVPFYFFRRDEYGVLTDGTGVGNDFASERKMARKYIVDSVSYWAQTYQIDGFRFDLMGMLDIQTMQDVSRRLKAINPHIIILGEGWDMGTLPTPQKAMQANAHLISDIAFFNDKFRDNVKSFVSGQLGFEGIIFNQILGTAPYTHMKQMVQYVEVHDNYTLWDYLTLHNTSENDTIRLKRHRLATSMVLLTFGIPFLHAGQEFMRTKSGIENSYCSPDIINQMDWDRAFVYQDNIEYVTSLVHFRKEHPFFATTDFDTIKEMVKVIKSDEQIIAYCVKDLFIIHSANFYGKDLYLPHGTYTLLISSESISVRKWIVGSKGITVPPLSTLVLKKER, encoded by the coding sequence ATGACAAATCAATATTTACAAGCCTTTATGGACGATATTGATAGGATAACAGTGGTATGTGATACACCCCAAGTCGATATTTTGGAAATAAGTTTATCATGTGATGTGATGATAACACTCGTATCACAAACATCAACTTCTTATACCTATCAAACAAATCTTCCTCTACCATTGGATACACCTATTTTTGCTATCGTAAATGGAGAAAAAATACCTGTTTTATTTCGTCATATTGCACGTTTACCTTTATTTGATGACTATTTTTATTATGACGGAATATTAGGATATACGTATACACCCGAGCAAACAGAATTTAAACTATGGGCACCTGGAGCAACACAAGTATATTTATTATTAGATGATGTCCCGTATGAGATGATAAACCAAGAAAGAGGAGTATACACATACACATTCCTTGGAAATTGTTTACATCAAACGTATATGTATGGTATTTATCGACACACAGATTATCATGAAGTAGTTGACCCCTATACAAAAGCCGTAACTGTGAATGGCGAACGAGGTGTTATTGTAACAGTACCAACAGCAAGCAAGTTGCCTTTACCACCTGTTGATGTACCTATCATTTATGAAATGCACGTAAGAGATATGAGCAGCCATATAGATAGTGGTATACAGCATAAAGGCATGTTTCTTGGACTGACAGAGCACAATACGCATACAAGTCATTTACAAAAAACAGGTATTGATTACATGACATCATTAGGTGTCACACATGTTCAAATGATGCCTATGGCTGATTATAGTGCACAATCCGTTGATGAAACACAACCGTGGCGTTCATATAATTGGGGATATGACCCGCTGCATTTTAATGTACCCGAGGGAAGTTATAGTACTAATCCGTATGATCCTATGACACGAATTTTAGAGTGTCAAGCGTTTATTGATAAGTGTCATCAAGAGGGGTTACGTGTCATTATGGATGTGGTTTATAATCATGTGTATCACATCAAAGAACATAGTTTTGAAAAAATCGTACCATTTTATTTTTTTAGACGTGATGAATATGGTGTGTTAACCGACGGGACAGGTGTTGGCAATGATTTTGCCAGTGAGAGAAAAATGGCTAGAAAGTATATCGTTGATAGTGTATCTTATTGGGCACAAACTTATCAAATAGATGGGTTTAGGTTTGACTTAATGGGGATGTTAGATATTCAAACGATGCAAGACGTATCAAGACGGTTAAAAGCAATCAATCCTCATATCATCATTTTAGGTGAAGGGTGGGATATGGGTACTTTGCCTACCCCTCAAAAAGCAATGCAAGCTAATGCACATTTGATTTCAGATATTGCTTTTTTTAACGATAAATTTCGAGATAATGTAAAATCTTTTGTATCAGGGCAACTGGGATTTGAGGGGATTATCTTCAATCAGATTTTGGGAACAGCACCTTATACACACATGAAGCAAATGGTACAATACGTCGAAGTACATGATAATTACACGCTGTGGGATTATTTAACGTTGCACAATACATCAGAAAACGATACCATTCGCCTCAAGCGACATCGTCTTGCGACAAGCATGGTTTTATTAACATTTGGGATACCATTTTTACATGCAGGACAAGAGTTTATGCGTACCAAATCGGGCATTGAAAATTCGTATTGTTCGCCAGATATTATTAATCAAATGGATTGGGATAGAGCGTTTGTTTATCAAGATAATATCGAGTATGTAACCTCCTTAGTACACTTTAGAAAAGAGCATCCTTTTTTTGCCACAACAGACTTTGATACAATAAAAGAAATGGTTAAGGTGATTAAAAGTGATGAGCAAATCATTGCGTATTGTGTCAAAGATTTATTTATTATTCATAGTGCTAATTTTTATGGAAAAGACTTATATTTACCACATGGAACATATACATTGTTGATAAGCAGTGAATCCATTTCTGTGAGAAAATGGATTGTTGGCTCTAAAGGCATTACAGTGCCACCATTGAGCACGCTTGTGTTAAAAAAAGAAAGATAG
- a CDS encoding glycogen/starch/alpha-glucan phosphorylase — translation MNIEQFVTLYKKRFIDVYAYDYTQGSNVEQLYILSDIVKSIINENWVKTNQRYEKNKQKQVYYFSMEFLPGRMLKNNLLNLGLLKTVEKGLQDLNLNLDDLAKAEVDPALGNGGLGRLASCFMDSIASTGSPGHGCGIRYRYGLFKQKFVDGYQVELPENWLRNGNLWEVRKENKSVIVRFGGRVNLVPNHQGQLEPQYEDTLNILAVPYDVAQVGYQNGVVNNLRLWSAEIPYGEEEHFNLEKEREEIKKITEVLYPDDSNYDGQLLRLKQEYFFSSAGVQSIVRYFKHLNLPWRAFPDKIAIHINDTHPTLCIPELMRILLDEEHLSWEQAWEITKNTISYTNHTILQEAMERWSCDMVETLLPRIYQIILEINRRHFEKKTAIYGIELTTRTAIVLDGQIKMANLAIIGSHSVNGVAKLHTDILKNATLKDFYEMYPWKFNNKTNGITQRRWLQLANPDLTELLDKTIGTQWHFNHTELKLLKAYQDDNDVLYALQDVKRLNKERFAKYVLEEKGIELPIDAIFDVQIKRLHAYKRQLLNALHILLRYLTIKENPNIDYVPRVFIFGAKAAPSYTYAKSIIKFINALADLVNNDIDVNHLLKIVFVENYGVSLAELIIPAADLSEQISLAGKEASGTSNMKLMLNGAVTIGTLDGANVEIRDYVGAENFFTFGMSNREVEAFYENGSYNARHIYETNPKVHRVLNALLDGTVPHTAHEGQEIFDSLVTYNDEYFVLQDFESYVMTQEEVDRAYKDKERWTRMSLQNVANAGPFSSDYTILRYVDEIWNLKPYKRQR, via the coding sequence ATGAATATCGAACAATTTGTTACTTTATACAAAAAAAGGTTCATTGATGTGTATGCCTATGATTACACACAAGGATCTAATGTAGAGCAATTATATATTTTATCGGATATTGTAAAGTCTATTATTAATGAAAATTGGGTGAAAACAAATCAACGTTATGAAAAAAATAAACAAAAACAAGTTTATTATTTTTCTATGGAATTTTTACCAGGACGTATGCTAAAAAATAATTTATTGAATTTAGGTTTATTAAAAACGGTAGAAAAAGGATTGCAAGATTTAAACTTAAATTTAGATGATTTAGCAAAAGCAGAAGTAGACCCAGCTTTAGGAAATGGAGGCTTAGGAAGACTAGCATCTTGTTTTATGGATTCGATTGCCTCAACAGGTTCGCCAGGACACGGCTGTGGTATTCGCTATCGTTATGGCTTGTTTAAACAAAAATTTGTTGACGGATATCAAGTAGAATTACCTGAAAACTGGTTACGTAATGGGAATTTATGGGAAGTTAGAAAAGAAAATAAATCGGTTATTGTTCGATTTGGTGGACGAGTAAATCTTGTACCAAATCATCAAGGACAATTAGAACCTCAGTATGAAGATACGTTAAATATTTTAGCTGTACCGTATGATGTTGCACAAGTCGGGTATCAAAATGGTGTGGTGAATAATTTACGTTTGTGGTCTGCTGAAATTCCTTATGGCGAAGAAGAGCATTTTAACTTAGAAAAAGAACGAGAAGAAATTAAGAAAATTACTGAAGTATTGTACCCAGATGATTCGAATTATGACGGTCAATTATTGCGTTTAAAACAAGAATATTTCTTCTCAAGTGCTGGTGTACAAAGCATTGTACGTTATTTTAAACACTTGAATTTACCATGGCGTGCTTTTCCAGATAAAATTGCCATTCATATCAATGATACACATCCAACGTTATGTATTCCAGAATTGATGCGTATTTTATTAGATGAAGAGCATTTATCCTGGGAACAAGCGTGGGAAATTACGAAAAATACAATTAGTTACACGAACCATACAATTTTACAAGAAGCCATGGAACGTTGGTCTTGTGATATGGTTGAAACATTATTGCCACGTATTTATCAAATTATTTTAGAAATTAATCGTCGTCATTTTGAAAAGAAAACAGCTATTTATGGCATTGAATTAACAACACGCACAGCTATTGTTTTAGACGGCCAAATTAAAATGGCAAATTTAGCTATTATTGGTAGCCATAGTGTCAATGGTGTAGCAAAACTACATACGGATATTTTAAAAAATGCTACATTAAAAGATTTTTATGAAATGTACCCATGGAAGTTTAACAATAAAACAAATGGTATTACACAAAGACGTTGGTTGCAACTTGCCAATCCAGATTTGACAGAATTACTTGATAAAACCATTGGTACCCAGTGGCATTTTAATCATACCGAATTAAAATTATTAAAAGCATACCAAGATGATAATGATGTATTGTATGCCTTACAAGATGTTAAACGTTTAAATAAAGAACGTTTTGCTAAATATGTTCTTGAGGAAAAAGGTATTGAATTACCAATAGATGCTATTTTTGATGTACAAATTAAACGTCTACATGCGTACAAACGTCAATTATTAAATGCTCTGCATATTTTATTACGTTATTTAACGATTAAAGAAAATCCAAATATTGATTATGTACCTAGAGTCTTTATTTTTGGGGCAAAAGCAGCACCAAGTTATACGTATGCTAAATCTATTATTAAATTTATCAATGCTCTGGCAGATCTTGTTAATAATGACATAGATGTGAATCATTTATTAAAAATTGTCTTTGTTGAAAATTATGGTGTTTCACTAGCAGAATTGATTATTCCAGCGGCAGATTTATCTGAGCAAATTTCATTAGCCGGAAAAGAAGCATCTGGAACAAGTAATATGAAATTGATGTTAAATGGTGCCGTAACGATTGGTACATTGGATGGAGCCAATGTCGAAATTCGTGACTATGTAGGTGCGGAAAACTTCTTTACATTTGGTATGTCTAATCGTGAAGTTGAAGCCTTTTATGAAAATGGCTCGTATAATGCACGTCATATTTATGAAACCAATCCAAAAGTTCACCGTGTCCTAAACGCCTTATTGGACGGTACAGTGCCACATACAGCACATGAAGGTCAAGAGATTTTTGACTCGCTTGTCACTTACAATGATGAGTATTTTGTCCTACAAGACTTTGAAAGTTATGTCATGACACAAGAAGAAGTGGATAGAGCCTACAAAGATAAAGAACGTTGGACAAGAATGTCCTTGCAAAATGTTGCTAATGCGGGGCCATTCTCATCTGACTATACGATTTTACGTTATGTTGATGAAATTTGGAATTTAAAGCCATACAAACGCCAACGTTAA